One Cryobacterium roopkundense genomic region harbors:
- a CDS encoding Maf family protein, producing the protein MRLILASTSPARLALLRAAGVEPELVSPEVDEDAVTAAANLAAGAPLAPAAVVELLARSKAEAVAALSLAHAADAGASAVSLILGGDSVFVLDGVIYGKPHTVATAHERWQLQRGRTGTLYSGHWLIEVVDGVPGRAVGAVAQAEVSFADDITDAELDAYIGTGEPLYVAGAFTIDSLGAPFITRIEGDPSTVVGLSLPTLRRLVAGLGHHWPDLWNRRGAI; encoded by the coding sequence ATGCGTCTTATTCTGGCTTCCACCTCTCCCGCCCGCCTCGCCCTGCTGCGCGCGGCCGGAGTCGAGCCCGAGCTGGTCTCCCCCGAGGTCGACGAAGACGCCGTCACCGCCGCCGCGAATCTTGCCGCCGGGGCGCCGCTGGCACCGGCCGCGGTGGTGGAACTTCTCGCCCGCTCCAAGGCGGAGGCCGTGGCGGCGTTGAGCCTGGCACACGCGGCCGACGCCGGGGCATCCGCTGTCTCGCTCATTTTGGGCGGCGACTCGGTATTCGTGCTCGACGGCGTGATCTACGGCAAGCCGCACACCGTGGCGACGGCGCACGAGCGCTGGCAGCTGCAGCGCGGTCGCACAGGCACGCTCTACTCGGGGCATTGGCTGATCGAGGTTGTGGACGGCGTGCCAGGGCGGGCCGTTGGCGCGGTCGCGCAGGCCGAGGTGAGTTTCGCCGACGACATAACGGATGCCGAACTCGACGCCTACATCGGAACGGGCGAGCCGCTCTACGTGGCCGGCGCGTTCACGATCGACAGCCTCGGCGCGCCGTTCATCACGCGGATCGAGGGTGACCCGTCGACGGTCGTGGGCTTGTCGCTTCCGACGCTGCGTCGGCTCGTGGCGGGGCTCGGGCACCACTGGCCAGACCTGTGGAATCGCCGGGGCGCGATCTGA
- a CDS encoding acetyl/propionyl/methylcrotonyl-CoA carboxylase subunit alpha, with translation MSLITKVLIANRGEIAVRVIRAAKDSGILSVAVYADQDRDALHARLADEAYGLDGTTGADTYLVIEKILSVARRSGADAVHPGYGFLAENADFARAVIGAGLTWIGPSPEAIDRLGDKVSARHVAEKVGAPMAPGTLNPVVDAAEVLAFVDLHGLPVAIKAAFGGGGRGLKVVRERAAVAELFDSATREAITAFGRGECFVEKFLDNPRHVETQCLADMHGNVVVVSTRDCSLQRRHQKLVEEAPAPFLTEAQTTEMYRASKAILSEVGYVGAGTCEFLIGQDGTVSFLEVNTRLQVEHTVSEEVTGIDLVREQFRIAAGGVLDYDDPIAVGHSFEFRINGEDAGRGFFPSPGPVHVFKPSGGPGVRVDSGVQSGDVISGSFDSLLAKLIVTGATREEALERSRRALDEFEVTGLPTVLPFHRQVVRESAFAPANGAPFSVYTQWIETEFVNTIEPWTGTLEDAVPVQKRHNVVVEVEGRRIEVSLPTRLLPGSAGEASVGPAPRRRGGSSVSVDMGDAVKAPMQATIVKLLVADGDVVVKGDLLLVLEAMKMEQPLTAHRDGVIGSLAAVVGTTVSSGALLLTVSDALLETDAA, from the coding sequence GTGTCACTCATAACGAAGGTCCTCATTGCCAACCGGGGCGAGATCGCTGTCCGGGTGATTCGTGCTGCCAAAGACAGCGGAATTCTCTCCGTGGCCGTCTATGCCGACCAGGATCGCGATGCCCTGCACGCGCGCCTCGCCGACGAGGCCTACGGGCTCGACGGCACGACTGGTGCGGACACGTACCTGGTGATCGAGAAGATCCTGTCGGTGGCGCGTCGCTCCGGCGCAGACGCCGTGCACCCCGGCTACGGCTTCCTGGCCGAGAACGCTGACTTCGCTCGCGCCGTGATCGGTGCGGGTCTCACCTGGATCGGCCCGTCGCCCGAGGCGATCGACCGGCTCGGCGACAAGGTCTCCGCCAGGCACGTGGCCGAAAAGGTGGGCGCCCCGATGGCCCCCGGCACCCTGAACCCCGTCGTCGACGCCGCCGAAGTACTCGCCTTCGTCGACCTGCACGGCCTGCCCGTAGCCATCAAGGCCGCCTTCGGCGGCGGTGGACGCGGCCTCAAGGTGGTGCGCGAACGCGCCGCCGTGGCTGAACTCTTCGACTCCGCAACCCGTGAGGCGATCACAGCGTTCGGACGCGGCGAGTGCTTCGTGGAGAAGTTCCTCGACAACCCCCGGCACGTGGAAACCCAGTGCCTCGCCGACATGCACGGCAACGTCGTGGTGGTCTCGACCCGCGACTGCTCACTGCAGCGCCGACACCAGAAGCTCGTGGAAGAGGCCCCCGCGCCGTTCCTCACCGAGGCGCAGACCACCGAGATGTACCGCGCGTCGAAGGCCATCCTGAGCGAGGTCGGCTACGTCGGCGCCGGAACCTGCGAGTTCCTAATCGGTCAGGACGGCACCGTCTCGTTCCTCGAGGTCAACACGCGCCTGCAGGTGGAGCACACTGTCTCCGAGGAAGTCACCGGCATCGACCTGGTGCGCGAGCAGTTCCGGATCGCGGCCGGCGGCGTGCTCGACTACGACGACCCGATCGCCGTGGGCCACTCATTCGAATTCCGTATCAACGGCGAAGACGCCGGTCGCGGCTTCTTCCCCTCGCCCGGCCCCGTGCACGTGTTCAAGCCCTCCGGCGGACCCGGCGTGCGCGTGGACAGCGGAGTGCAGTCCGGCGATGTGATCAGCGGATCGTTCGACTCCCTGCTCGCCAAGCTCATCGTGACCGGCGCCACCCGCGAGGAGGCGCTTGAGCGCTCACGCCGCGCCCTCGACGAATTCGAGGTGACCGGCCTGCCCACTGTGCTGCCGTTCCACCGCCAGGTGGTGCGCGAGTCCGCGTTCGCCCCGGCGAACGGCGCGCCGTTCTCGGTGTACACCCAGTGGATCGAAACCGAGTTCGTGAACACCATCGAGCCCTGGACCGGCACGCTTGAAGACGCCGTGCCCGTGCAGAAGCGCCACAACGTGGTCGTGGAGGTGGAGGGCCGCCGCATCGAGGTGAGCCTCCCAACGCGTTTGCTGCCCGGATCGGCGGGCGAGGCATCCGTTGGCCCCGCCCCGCGGCGTCGCGGCGGATCGTCGGTGTCGGTGGACATGGGTGACGCCGTCAAGGCGCCCATGCAGGCCACCATCGTGAAGCTGCTCGTGGCCGACGGCGACGTGGTCGTCAAGGGCGACCTGCTGCTCGTGCTCGAAGCCATGAAGATGGAGCAGCCGCTCACCGCTCACCGCGACGGTGTGATCGGCAGCCTCGCCGCCGTGGTGGGAACCACCGTATCGTCGGGCGCGCTGCTGCTCACCGTCTCGGACGCGCTGCTCGAGACCGACGCCGCGTAG
- a CDS encoding NAD(P)H-quinone dehydrogenase, with protein MAYEFERKQSIVVLGGGPGGYEAALAGAQQGAEVTLVESVGVGGSAVITDVVPSKSLIATAEASNSIGEATDLGVQFFVRGETGKPLRPEVAINLAAVNKRLLALARQQSEDMKATLIRAGVKFVQGHGRLDGTTGVIVATSGDASATDFDRIDADTIVVSVGASPRILSSAMPDGEHILTWTQLYNLKAVPEHLIVVGSGVTGAEFASAYRALGAKVTLISSRDQVLPGEDADAANVIENVFKRNGMVVMSKSRAASVVRTENGVLATLEDGREVKGSHCLIAVGSVPNTKDIGLEAAGVQLTDSGHIQVNRVARTSIPNIYAAGDCTTELPLASVASMMGRTAVFHAMGDTVNPIEIRNVAANIFTQPEIATVGWTQKQIEDGLAQGDVYKLPLSSNPRAKMMGIKDGFVKLIARTGSGTVIGGVIVAPKASELIFPLALAVEHRLTVDEVARAFPVYPSLTHSITDAARAMHVVL; from the coding sequence ATGGCCTATGAGTTCGAACGCAAGCAGAGCATCGTTGTACTCGGCGGAGGGCCTGGCGGATACGAAGCGGCTCTCGCGGGTGCCCAGCAGGGTGCCGAGGTGACTCTGGTCGAAAGCGTCGGCGTGGGTGGATCTGCCGTTATCACGGATGTCGTGCCGTCGAAATCCCTCATCGCCACGGCCGAGGCATCGAACTCGATCGGCGAGGCTACCGACTTGGGCGTGCAGTTCTTTGTGCGCGGCGAGACCGGCAAGCCGCTACGGCCAGAGGTGGCCATCAACCTGGCCGCCGTGAACAAGCGATTGCTCGCCCTCGCGCGCCAGCAGTCCGAAGACATGAAGGCCACGCTCATTCGCGCCGGCGTCAAGTTCGTGCAGGGGCACGGCCGCCTCGATGGCACCACCGGCGTGATTGTCGCAACGTCCGGCGACGCCTCGGCGACGGATTTCGACCGCATCGACGCCGACACCATCGTCGTTTCAGTGGGGGCGAGCCCCCGCATTCTCTCGTCGGCCATGCCCGACGGTGAGCACATCCTCACCTGGACGCAGCTGTACAACCTCAAAGCCGTTCCCGAGCATCTCATCGTGGTGGGGTCCGGCGTCACCGGGGCTGAATTTGCGAGCGCCTACCGTGCACTCGGCGCCAAGGTCACGTTGATTTCGAGCCGGGATCAGGTGCTCCCCGGCGAGGACGCCGACGCCGCGAATGTGATTGAGAACGTGTTCAAGCGCAACGGCATGGTCGTCATGTCCAAGTCGCGCGCGGCATCCGTCGTGCGAACCGAAAACGGCGTACTCGCAACTCTCGAAGACGGCCGCGAGGTGAAAGGCAGCCACTGCCTGATCGCCGTCGGGTCTGTGCCGAACACCAAGGACATCGGGCTCGAGGCGGCCGGCGTGCAGCTGACCGACTCCGGGCACATCCAGGTGAACCGCGTCGCGCGCACGTCCATCCCCAACATTTACGCGGCCGGCGACTGCACGACCGAGTTGCCGCTGGCATCCGTGGCGTCGATGATGGGGCGCACGGCCGTGTTCCACGCCATGGGCGACACCGTGAATCCGATCGAGATTCGCAATGTTGCCGCGAACATCTTCACCCAGCCCGAAATCGCCACTGTGGGTTGGACCCAGAAGCAGATCGAAGACGGCCTCGCTCAGGGCGACGTGTACAAGCTGCCGCTCTCCTCGAACCCGCGCGCCAAGATGATGGGCATCAAGGACGGCTTCGTAAAGCTCATCGCCCGCACCGGCAGCGGCACGGTGATCGGCGGGGTGATCGTGGCCCCGAAGGCCAGTGAGCTGATCTTCCCGCTCGCCCTCGCCGTGGAGCACCGCCTCACGGTCGACGAGGTGGCGCGCGCGTTCCCGGTCTACCCTTCGCTCACGCACTCCATCACGGACGCCGCCCGCGCCATGCACGTGGTGCTGTAG
- a CDS encoding purine-nucleoside phosphorylase, with translation MLKTDTNLLDAPETDPFEVARTAAQQIADITGVARHDIALTLGSGWGKAADLIGETTHTIPAQQIEGFSAPALAGHVGTLRSVLLPSGKRALIIGARTHYYEGHGVRRVVHSVRTAAATGATTMILTNGAGGIRETWTPGTPVLISDHINLTADSPLEGATFIDLTDLYSTCLRDLARSIVPTLDEGVYCQFRGPHYETPAEVQMAKAIGGHIVGMSTALEAIAARQAGMEILGLSLITNLAAGIQKTPLSHGEVIEAGQHAEPVISALLARIVAAL, from the coding sequence ATGCTCAAGACCGACACAAACCTGTTAGACGCGCCAGAAACCGACCCGTTCGAGGTCGCACGCACCGCCGCGCAGCAGATTGCCGACATCACCGGAGTGGCCCGCCACGACATCGCGCTCACCCTCGGAAGCGGCTGGGGCAAGGCCGCCGACCTGATCGGCGAGACCACTCACACCATCCCGGCTCAGCAGATCGAGGGCTTCAGCGCGCCGGCCCTCGCCGGGCACGTCGGCACCCTCCGCTCGGTCTTGCTGCCGAGCGGCAAGCGCGCGCTGATCATCGGCGCTCGCACCCACTACTACGAAGGCCATGGTGTGCGCCGCGTCGTGCACAGTGTGCGCACCGCCGCAGCCACCGGCGCGACGACCATGATCCTCACCAACGGTGCCGGCGGCATCCGCGAGACCTGGACCCCCGGCACGCCGGTACTGATCAGCGACCACATCAACCTCACCGCGGATTCGCCGCTCGAGGGTGCGACGTTCATCGACCTGACCGACCTGTATTCGACGTGCCTTCGCGACCTCGCGCGGTCGATCGTCCCGACGCTCGACGAGGGCGTGTACTGCCAGTTCCGCGGGCCGCACTACGAGACCCCCGCCGAGGTGCAGATGGCCAAGGCGATCGGTGGTCACATCGTGGGCATGTCGACCGCCCTCGAGGCCATCGCCGCCCGCCAGGCCGGCATGGAAATTCTTGGGCTCTCCCTCATCACCAACCTCGCCGCCGGAATCCAGAAGACCCCGCTGAGCCATGGCGAAGTCATCGAGGCCGGCCAGCACGCCGAGCCCGTGATCAGCGCGCTCCTCGCCCGAATCGTGGCCGCGCTGTGA
- a CDS encoding phospho-sugar mutase — protein MLETARAWLRQDPDAETQAQLRGLINGASDGNAQALASLHDRFDTRLEFGTAGLRGEISAGSNRMNRVLVSQAAAGLAAYLLEHAASGTAPSVVIGYDGRKNSQVFATDTAAIMSGAGVRTVLLPRLLPTPVLAFAVRHLDASAGVMVTASHNPPNDNGYKVYLGGENEGAQIVSPDDKFIAAAILAVAADKLVPELPRAAYETAEEDVVRAYVDATASLAHPPRAQVNTVYTALHGVGWDTTRRVLEQAGFDLPTLVDAQIAPDAAFPTVSFPNPEEPGAMDLSYEIAREVSAELIIANDPDADRLAVAIPDAAEESGYRRLSGNEVGMILGWRAATQAARAAGDEPLTGTLACSIVSSPALRAVADAYGLDFADTLTGFKWVSRAPGLIFGYEEALGYLVNPGTVRDKDGISAAVALLSLVSDLKAEGLTLGDYLDQFSEKFGHFASGQISIRVSDLSTIALVMTRLRQTPPELIGRIRVDQIDDFRWGLGGLPPSDVLRIRLTDGSRVMVRPSGTEPKLKVYIDTHSSAGTIEERKVAATAALAELDEGMRALIA, from the coding sequence TTGCTTGAGACGGCGCGCGCCTGGCTGCGTCAGGATCCAGACGCGGAGACCCAGGCCCAGCTGCGCGGCCTCATCAACGGCGCCTCCGACGGCAACGCGCAAGCGCTTGCATCCCTGCACGACCGTTTCGACACCCGCCTCGAATTCGGCACGGCCGGCCTACGCGGCGAAATCTCCGCCGGCTCCAACCGGATGAACCGCGTGCTCGTGTCGCAGGCCGCGGCCGGTCTGGCCGCCTACCTGCTTGAGCACGCCGCATCCGGTACTGCGCCCTCCGTCGTGATCGGCTACGACGGGCGCAAGAACTCCCAGGTCTTCGCCACCGACACGGCGGCCATCATGTCGGGCGCCGGCGTTCGGACGGTGCTCCTGCCGCGCCTGCTGCCAACCCCCGTGCTCGCGTTCGCCGTGCGCCACCTCGACGCGAGCGCCGGCGTCATGGTGACGGCCTCGCACAATCCGCCCAACGACAACGGCTACAAGGTGTACCTCGGCGGGGAGAATGAGGGCGCGCAGATCGTGTCGCCCGACGACAAGTTCATCGCCGCTGCCATTCTCGCAGTGGCCGCCGACAAGCTCGTTCCCGAGCTGCCGCGGGCAGCCTACGAGACGGCCGAGGAAGACGTGGTGCGCGCCTACGTCGACGCCACCGCAAGCCTCGCGCACCCGCCGCGCGCCCAGGTGAACACCGTCTACACGGCCTTGCACGGCGTGGGGTGGGACACCACCCGCCGCGTGCTTGAGCAGGCCGGCTTCGACCTGCCTACCCTTGTGGACGCGCAGATCGCCCCCGACGCCGCGTTCCCCACCGTCTCGTTCCCGAACCCCGAGGAACCCGGCGCGATGGACCTGTCGTACGAAATCGCGCGCGAGGTGTCGGCCGAGCTGATCATCGCTAACGATCCCGACGCTGACCGCCTCGCCGTGGCTATCCCGGACGCCGCTGAGGAGAGCGGCTACCGCCGTCTCAGCGGCAACGAGGTCGGCATGATCCTCGGCTGGCGCGCGGCCACCCAGGCCGCCCGCGCCGCCGGCGACGAGCCCCTCACCGGAACGCTCGCGTGCTCGATCGTGTCCTCGCCGGCACTGCGCGCTGTAGCGGATGCCTACGGTCTCGACTTCGCAGACACCCTCACCGGATTCAAGTGGGTGTCGCGGGCACCCGGCCTGATCTTCGGCTACGAAGAAGCCCTGGGCTACCTCGTGAACCCGGGCACGGTGCGCGACAAGGACGGCATCTCCGCCGCCGTGGCGCTGCTCTCCCTCGTGAGCGACCTGAAGGCGGAGGGGCTCACCCTGGGCGACTACCTCGACCAGTTCAGCGAGAAGTTCGGCCACTTCGCGTCGGGTCAGATCTCGATTCGTGTGAGCGACCTGTCCACGATCGCCCTTGTGATGACGCGACTGCGCCAGACGCCGCCGGAACTGATCGGACGCATCCGCGTGGACCAGATCGACGACTTTCGCTGGGGACTGGGTGGCCTGCCCCCGAGCGACGTGCTGCGCATCCGTCTCACCGACGGGTCACGCGTCATGGTGCGCCCGAGCGGCACCGAGCCCAAGCTCAAGGTGTACATCGACACGCACAGTTCTGCGGGCACGATCGAGGAACGCAAGGTGGCCGCGACGGCCGCTCTCGCCGAACTCGATGAGGGAATGCGCGCGCTGATCGCGTAG
- a CDS encoding PTS sugar transporter subunit IIB codes for MKIVVMCGVGVGTSAILKVNAERALERLDIDAQVVATDVAGVRAEAADAQVILTSSELVGAIGKTNADVIVILNYFDVDELTAKLEGALGS; via the coding sequence ATGAAGATCGTTGTGATGTGCGGCGTGGGAGTGGGCACCTCGGCCATTCTCAAGGTGAACGCCGAGCGTGCCCTCGAACGACTCGACATCGACGCGCAGGTCGTGGCGACGGATGTCGCTGGCGTGCGCGCCGAGGCCGCCGACGCCCAAGTCATCCTCACGTCCTCGGAGCTGGTGGGCGCGATCGGAAAGACCAACGCTGACGTGATCGTGATCCTGAACTACTTCGACGTGGACGAACTCACGGCCAAACTAGAAGGGGCCCTCGGCTCGTAG
- a CDS encoding PTS sugar transporter subunit IIA: MSLPPLPLDAITIGARVGDWRAAVRAAGTALERSGATTVEYTERMVSVIDEFGAYIVIAPGLALAHARPGPDVLADGLSVVTLAEPVNFGHPNNDPVSVIVGLAVSDRDEHLRSVAALANVFNEATVIPALAGATDAEFVRALFGQSS; this comes from the coding sequence ATGTCACTGCCGCCACTCCCCCTCGACGCCATCACGATCGGTGCTCGGGTGGGTGATTGGCGAGCCGCGGTCAGGGCGGCGGGGACGGCCCTTGAGCGATCAGGGGCAACGACGGTGGAGTACACGGAACGCATGGTCAGCGTCATCGACGAGTTCGGAGCCTACATCGTGATCGCGCCGGGGCTCGCCCTCGCGCACGCCCGGCCCGGGCCCGATGTGCTCGCCGACGGCCTGAGTGTCGTGACGCTCGCCGAGCCGGTGAACTTCGGCCACCCGAACAACGACCCGGTCAGCGTCATCGTGGGCCTCGCCGTGTCGGACAGGGACGAGCACCTACGGTCCGTGGCCGCCCTCGCCAACGTGTTCAACGAAGCCACCGTCATTCCGGCTCTGGCCGGGGCAACGGATGCCGAATTCGTGCGTGCGCTGTTCGGCCAGAGCTCATGA
- a CDS encoding adenosine deaminase produces the protein MSGGGVSINALPKISLHDHLDGGLRPQTIIELAEAIGLDLPSTDADVLREWFVDQSSAGSLVEYLKTFDVTCAVMQTRDGLFRVAKEYVEDLAADGVIYGEVRWAPEQHLARGLTLDEAVEAVQDGLEAGIEHVESQGKTIRTGQLITAMRHADRSLEIAELAVKYRFDGVVGFDIAGAEAGFPASNHQAAFDLLAREFMPTTVHAGEADGLDSIRSALFDGRALRLGHGVRLAEDVTIERQDDDNTFVTLGPVAQWVRDREVTLEVSPSSNLQTGAIAAWGEDLLDHPFDLLYQLGFKVTVNTDNRLMSDTTLSQELALLSDAFGYDLDDLEVFQLNAASAAFLPLEDREELTNAIIAGFADA, from the coding sequence ATGTCCGGCGGCGGCGTGAGCATCAACGCCCTGCCCAAGATCTCGCTGCACGACCACCTCGACGGTGGACTGCGCCCACAGACCATCATCGAGTTGGCTGAAGCCATCGGGCTCGACCTGCCCTCAACGGATGCTGACGTGCTGCGTGAGTGGTTCGTCGACCAGTCGAGCGCCGGCTCCCTCGTGGAGTATCTGAAGACCTTCGACGTGACGTGCGCCGTGATGCAGACCCGCGACGGTCTCTTTCGCGTGGCGAAGGAGTACGTGGAAGACCTCGCCGCCGACGGCGTGATCTACGGAGAGGTGCGCTGGGCTCCCGAGCAGCACCTCGCGCGCGGCCTCACCCTCGACGAGGCCGTCGAAGCCGTGCAGGACGGCCTTGAGGCCGGCATCGAGCACGTCGAGTCGCAGGGCAAGACCATCCGTACCGGCCAGCTCATCACCGCGATGCGTCACGCCGACCGCAGCCTCGAGATCGCCGAGCTGGCCGTGAAGTACCGCTTCGACGGCGTCGTCGGATTCGACATCGCCGGAGCCGAAGCGGGTTTTCCCGCGAGTAACCACCAGGCGGCCTTCGATCTCCTCGCCCGAGAGTTCATGCCCACGACTGTGCACGCCGGCGAGGCCGACGGGCTGGACAGCATCCGCAGCGCACTGTTCGACGGGCGCGCACTGCGCCTCGGCCACGGTGTGCGCCTCGCCGAAGACGTGACGATTGAGCGTCAGGACGACGACAACACCTTCGTGACCCTCGGCCCGGTTGCCCAGTGGGTGCGCGACCGCGAGGTGACCCTCGAGGTCAGCCCGTCGTCGAACCTGCAGACCGGCGCCATCGCGGCGTGGGGTGAGGACCTGCTCGATCACCCCTTCGATTTGCTGTACCAGCTCGGCTTCAAGGTGACGGTGAACACCGACAACCGCCTGATGAGCGACACGACCCTGAGCCAGGAGCTCGCGCTGCTGAGTGACGCGTTCGGTTACGACCTCGACGACCTCGAGGTGTTCCAGCTCAACGCCGCGTCCGCCGCTTTCCTGCCGCTCGAAGACCGCGAAGAGCTCACGAACGCCATCATCGCTGGCTTCGCCGACGCCTGA
- a CDS encoding thymidine phosphorylase, with translation MSTTLEAFDAVDLIHAKRDKGELSTAQIGWLIDAYTRGYVGDEQMAAMTMAIFLNGMSRGEIRALTMAMLNSGERMSFESLGKPTTDKHSTGGVGDKITLPLMPLVAVFGAAVPQLSGRGLGHTGGTLDKLESIPGWRANLSNEEMFAQLRDHGGVVCAAGSGLAPADGKLYALRDITGTVEAIPLIASSIMSKKIAEGTKALVLDVKFGSGAFLKDIERSRELARTMVELGEDAGVATSALLTNMNVPLGFAIGNANEVRESVEVLAGGGPSDVVELTVALAEQMLSLAGITGVDVGAALKDGRAMDKWRDVIRAQGGDPDAALPVARETHVVLADRDGVLVEQQALPFGIGAWRLGAGRARKQDPVQHAVGIDLHAKPGDVVRAGQPLFTLSADEPERFARALEAVSGAWRIGDPGEPVLDGGPLIAERITR, from the coding sequence ATGAGCACCACCCTCGAAGCCTTCGACGCCGTCGACCTCATCCACGCCAAGCGCGACAAGGGCGAGCTGAGCACAGCCCAAATCGGCTGGCTCATCGATGCCTATACGCGCGGCTATGTGGGCGACGAGCAGATGGCCGCCATGACCATGGCGATCTTCCTCAACGGCATGAGCCGGGGCGAGATCCGCGCGCTCACCATGGCGATGCTCAACAGCGGTGAGCGGATGAGCTTCGAGAGCCTCGGCAAGCCGACCACCGACAAGCACTCCACGGGGGGAGTCGGCGACAAGATCACCCTGCCGCTGATGCCCCTCGTGGCGGTTTTCGGCGCCGCGGTGCCGCAGCTCTCCGGCCGCGGCCTCGGCCACACCGGTGGCACCCTCGACAAACTCGAGTCCATCCCGGGCTGGCGCGCCAACCTGAGCAACGAGGAGATGTTCGCCCAGCTGCGCGACCACGGCGGCGTCGTGTGCGCGGCCGGCAGCGGACTCGCCCCCGCCGACGGCAAGCTCTACGCCCTGCGCGACATCACCGGAACGGTCGAGGCGATCCCGCTGATCGCGTCCTCGATCATGAGTAAGAAGATCGCGGAGGGCACGAAGGCCCTGGTGCTCGACGTGAAGTTCGGCTCCGGCGCGTTCCTCAAGGACATTGAGCGTTCCCGCGAACTCGCGCGCACCATGGTCGAGCTCGGCGAAGACGCCGGAGTGGCGACATCCGCTTTGCTCACGAACATGAATGTGCCGCTCGGGTTCGCGATCGGCAACGCCAACGAGGTTCGCGAATCGGTGGAGGTGCTCGCCGGCGGCGGCCCGTCCGACGTCGTGGAGCTGACTGTCGCCCTCGCCGAGCAGATGCTGTCGCTCGCCGGAATCACCGGCGTCGACGTGGGCGCTGCCCTGAAAGACGGCAGGGCCATGGACAAATGGCGCGACGTGATTCGCGCCCAGGGCGGCGACCCGGATGCCGCGCTGCCGGTGGCGCGCGAGACCCACGTGGTACTCGCCGACCGCGACGGCGTGCTCGTGGAGCAGCAGGCGCTGCCCTTCGGGATTGGTGCCTGGCGCCTCGGCGCCGGCCGCGCCCGCAAACAGGACCCCGTGCAGCACGCCGTGGGAATCGACCTGCACGCCAAACCCGGCGACGTGGTGCGCGCCGGCCAGCCGCTCTTCACGCTCAGCGCCGACGAGCCAGAGCGCTTCGCGCGCGCCCTCGAGGCGGTGTCCGGGGCGTGGCGCATCGGCGACCCTGGCGAGCCCGTGCTCGACGGCGGCCCCCTCATCGCGGAGCGCATCACCCGCTGA
- a CDS encoding cytidine deaminase has translation MTVDWAALRAAAVEAMGHAYVPYSKFPVGAAALVDDGRVISGCNVENASYGLTLCAECALVSSLHMTGGGRLVAFTCVDGNGNTLMPCGRCRQLLNEHSAEGMLLETVSGTRTIDEVLPDAFGPRQLADYRNSVQPGE, from the coding sequence ATGACCGTGGACTGGGCGGCCCTGCGCGCGGCGGCCGTCGAGGCCATGGGCCACGCGTATGTGCCCTACTCGAAGTTTCCGGTGGGCGCCGCTGCCCTGGTCGACGACGGGCGCGTGATCAGCGGATGCAACGTGGAGAACGCCTCCTACGGCCTCACGCTGTGCGCCGAGTGCGCCCTGGTGTCCAGCCTGCACATGACCGGCGGGGGGCGCCTGGTGGCCTTCACCTGCGTCGACGGCAACGGCAACACGCTGATGCCGTGCGGGCGCTGCCGCCAGCTGCTCAACGAACATTCCGCCGAGGGCATGCTGCTCGAGACCGTCTCGGGCACCCGCACGATCGATGAGGTGCTGCCGGATGCTTTCGGGCCCCGCCAGCTCGCCGACTATCGCAATTCCGTACAGCCAGGAGAGTAA